One Deinococcus sp. LM3 genomic region harbors:
- a CDS encoding LacI family DNA-binding transcriptional regulator has product MKGTGKGVTLADVAREAGVSSMTVSRALNRPDIVTAPIRERVQAAVEALGYIPNRMAGTLAGGGPVRLLPMVLPTLHHSVYVPFLEGVQRGLTQPGWQLAIDLTEYDPQREWRAAQQFLSLRPDVMVLAGTDHDPRVLPALRRFGVRIIEVMDAHPDPADLLIGYDHAQAGTMAARHLIERGYRHLAYASCLGIGDARNARRMQAFRAEAERCGVPCAAENVEEPSSIEVGVTLLRRLLTREPGVDAIYFSNDDVAAGALFECLRQGLSVPGRVAILGHNDMSISAHVHPALSTVFTPREEIGAEVARRLNAPTLKAGLVTFPCELRPRQTT; this is encoded by the coding sequence ATGAAGGGAACCGGGAAAGGCGTGACGCTGGCCGACGTGGCCCGCGAGGCCGGCGTGAGCAGCATGACCGTCAGCCGCGCCCTGAACCGCCCGGACATCGTGACCGCGCCCATCCGGGAGCGCGTGCAGGCCGCCGTGGAGGCCCTGGGGTACATTCCCAACCGCATGGCCGGCACCCTGGCCGGCGGCGGCCCGGTGCGCCTGCTGCCGATGGTCCTGCCGACCCTGCACCACAGCGTGTACGTGCCGTTCCTGGAAGGCGTGCAGCGCGGCCTGACCCAGCCCGGCTGGCAACTGGCGATCGATCTGACCGAGTACGACCCGCAGCGCGAGTGGCGCGCCGCGCAGCAGTTCCTCTCCCTGCGCCCCGACGTGATGGTCCTGGCCGGCACGGACCACGACCCGCGCGTGCTGCCCGCCCTGCGGCGCTTCGGCGTGCGCATCATTGAGGTCATGGACGCCCACCCGGACCCGGCGGACCTGCTGATCGGGTACGACCACGCGCAGGCCGGGACGATGGCGGCCCGGCACCTGATCGAACGCGGGTACCGGCACCTCGCGTACGCCAGTTGCCTGGGCATCGGGGACGCCCGCAACGCCCGGCGCATGCAGGCCTTCCGCGCCGAGGCCGAACGCTGCGGCGTGCCCTGCGCCGCCGAGAACGTCGAGGAACCCTCCTCGATCGAGGTGGGCGTGACCCTGCTGCGCCGCCTGCTGACCCGCGAGCCCGGCGTGGACGCCATCTACTTCTCGAACGACGACGTGGCCGCCGGGGCGCTGTTCGAGTGCCTGCGCCAGGGCCTGAGCGTGCCGGGCCGCGTGGCGATCCTGGGGCACAACGACATGAGCATCTCCGCGCACGTTCACCCGGCCCTGAGCACCGTCTTCACGCCCCGCGAGGAGATCGGCGCGGAGGTCGCCCGCCGCCTGAACGCCCCCACCCTGAAGGCCGGACTGGTCACCTTCCCCTGCGAACTCCGCCCACGCCAGACGACCTGA
- the asnS gene encoding asparagine--tRNA ligase has product MASTSIQNLKAHVGEPVTLHAWLTDKSGKGKIQFLKLRDGSGFVQATVFKTDVPEDVFELAKRLTQEQAVTVTGEVRADDRAPGGVELSVRDLSPISENHGEYPITPKEHGIEFLMDHRHVWLRHRRPWAIMRVRDSVQRAIVDFFHGEGFIRFDAPFFTPNAAEGTTELFEIDLFGEDKAYLSQTGQLHAEAGAFAFGKVYTFGPTFRAEKSKTRRHLLEFWMIEPEVVPSNHAENMNLQERMVSFIVRRVLDECRAELDLLGRDVSKLAGAAEGNYPRITYTEALEIVRKHIEDRDLPPNVQEDVQPVEWGDDLGAPHETILGHHFDRPVIIERYPAAIKAFYMQPDPEDPRVALCDDMIAPDGYGEIIGGSERIHDYDLLKSRIEHEGLPLEAFEWYLDLRRTGSMPHAGYGMGLERVIAWITGIDHIREAIPFPRMLTRMRP; this is encoded by the coding sequence ATGGCTTCAACCAGTATCCAGAACCTGAAAGCCCACGTGGGCGAGCCGGTCACGCTGCACGCGTGGCTGACGGACAAGAGCGGCAAGGGCAAGATCCAGTTCCTGAAACTCCGGGACGGCAGCGGCTTCGTGCAGGCGACCGTGTTCAAGACCGACGTGCCCGAGGACGTGTTCGAACTCGCCAAGCGCCTCACGCAGGAGCAGGCGGTCACCGTGACCGGCGAGGTCCGCGCGGACGACCGCGCGCCGGGCGGCGTGGAACTCAGCGTGCGGGACCTCTCCCCCATCAGCGAGAACCACGGCGAGTACCCCATCACGCCCAAGGAGCACGGCATCGAGTTCCTGATGGATCACCGGCACGTGTGGCTGCGTCACCGCCGCCCGTGGGCGATCATGCGGGTCCGGGACAGCGTGCAGCGCGCCATCGTGGATTTCTTCCACGGTGAGGGTTTCATCCGTTTCGACGCGCCGTTCTTCACGCCGAACGCCGCCGAGGGCACCACGGAACTGTTCGAGATTGACCTGTTCGGCGAGGACAAGGCGTACCTGAGCCAGACTGGGCAGCTGCACGCTGAGGCGGGCGCGTTCGCATTCGGGAAGGTGTACACCTTCGGCCCGACCTTCCGCGCCGAGAAGAGCAAGACCCGGCGCCACCTGCTGGAATTCTGGATGATCGAACCCGAGGTGGTGCCCAGCAACCACGCCGAGAACATGAACCTGCAGGAACGCATGGTGAGCTTCATCGTGCGGCGCGTGCTGGACGAGTGCCGCGCGGAACTGGACCTGCTGGGCCGCGACGTGAGCAAACTGGCGGGCGCGGCGGAAGGCAACTATCCGCGCATCACGTACACCGAGGCGCTGGAGATCGTGCGCAAGCACATCGAGGACCGCGACCTGCCCCCGAACGTGCAGGAGGACGTGCAGCCTGTCGAGTGGGGTGACGACCTGGGCGCGCCGCACGAGACGATCCTGGGGCATCACTTCGACCGGCCCGTGATCATCGAGCGGTACCCGGCGGCCATCAAGGCGTTCTACATGCAGCCGGACCCCGAGGACCCCCGCGTGGCACTGTGCGACGACATGATCGCCCCGGACGGCTACGGCGAGATCATCGGCGGCAGCGAACGCATTCACGACTACGACCTGCTCAAGTCCCGCATCGAGCACGAGGGCCTGCCCCTGGAAGCCTTCGAGTGGTACCTGGACCTGCGCCGCACGGGCAGCATGCCGCACGCCGGGTACGGGATGGGCCTAGAGCGCGTGATCGCGTGGATCACCGGCATCGACCACATCCGGGAGGCGATTCCGTTCCCGCGCATGCTGACCCGTATGCGTCCCTGA
- a CDS encoding PhzF family phenazine biosynthesis isomerase, giving the protein MIAYCEVSAFTDTPGHGNRAGVVLDAGHLTRQDMQALAAMLDAPETVFVLGHADGLARVRYFTPTQEVDFCGHATVALGLTLAQAGLWRGEALALDTLAGRIPLRLECRAGVPWRVWMQQPTPQYRPVPATLRGELADSLGIDARMIHRGLPLAAASTGLWSVFVPLLDALILDGLEPDFPRIHALTEALGVGSIYAYAPMGVNRFAARDFAPALGIPEDPVTGSSGGALMALLASQGRLPVRQERACGMIYQGHALGTPGEIEVELELTGERVTAVHVGGQATLEREGQWAPRQPSVRS; this is encoded by the coding sequence ATGATCGCGTATTGCGAGGTGAGTGCCTTCACCGACACACCCGGACACGGCAACCGTGCGGGCGTGGTGCTGGACGCTGGCCACCTGACCCGGCAGGACATGCAGGCACTGGCCGCCATGCTGGACGCCCCGGAAACCGTGTTCGTGCTGGGGCACGCCGACGGACTGGCCCGCGTGCGCTACTTCACGCCCACACAGGAAGTCGACTTCTGCGGGCACGCGACCGTCGCGCTGGGCCTCACGCTGGCGCAGGCAGGCCTGTGGCGCGGCGAGGCGCTGGCGCTGGACACACTGGCCGGGCGCATCCCGCTGCGGCTGGAATGCCGCGCAGGCGTGCCCTGGCGCGTGTGGATGCAGCAACCCACGCCGCAGTACCGCCCGGTACCCGCCACACTGCGCGGCGAACTGGCCGACTCGCTGGGCATCGACGCCCGCATGATCCACCGGGGCCTGCCCCTGGCGGCCGCCAGTACCGGCCTGTGGAGCGTGTTCGTGCCGCTGCTGGACGCCCTGATCCTGGACGGCCTGGAACCGGACTTCCCACGCATCCACGCGCTGACCGAGGCGCTGGGCGTAGGCAGCATCTACGCCTACGCGCCCATGGGCGTCAACCGCTTCGCCGCGCGGGATTTCGCGCCCGCGCTGGGCATCCCGGAAGACCCCGTGACCGGCAGCAGCGGCGGCGCACTCATGGCGCTGCTGGCCAGCCAGGGCCGCCTGCCGGTGCGGCAGGAGCGGGCGTGCGGCATGATCTACCAGGGGCACGCGCTCGGCACGCCCGGCGAGATCGAGGTCGAACTGGAACTCACGGGCGAGCGGGTCACGGCCGTGCACGTGGGCGGGCAGGCCACGCTGGAACGCGAGGGGCAGTGGGCGCCCCGTCAGCCCAGCGTGCGCAGCTGA
- a CDS encoding Cof-type HAD-IIB family hydrolase encodes MLGLICVDVDGTLVGTGNVIRDDVWAALADAREKGVHIALCSGRPAIGNARAYAERLDPDGWHVFQNGASIVKVSSGESLSEPFPAQALPGLIGRAHGTGRLLEVYTDLEFAITHPGEYAERHAALLGVPYDARPPEALEGTVVRVQWVVPRTEEHAVVNEPHEGLDLHPAGSPVMPDVSFISVTRAGVSKGSAIERIAAHYGVPMDRVMMVGDGENDVTAMRVVGHPVAMGNADPPAVAASRYRVAHVDDGGLREAVELALTL; translated from the coding sequence ATGCTTGGATTGATCTGTGTGGATGTAGACGGCACCCTGGTCGGCACCGGGAACGTGATTCGGGACGACGTGTGGGCCGCGCTGGCCGACGCGCGCGAGAAGGGCGTGCACATCGCGCTGTGCTCGGGACGGCCCGCCATCGGGAACGCCCGCGCGTACGCGGAGCGGCTGGACCCGGACGGCTGGCACGTGTTCCAGAACGGCGCGAGCATCGTGAAGGTCAGCAGCGGCGAGAGCCTCAGCGAGCCGTTCCCGGCGCAGGCCCTGCCAGGATTGATCGGGCGGGCGCACGGGACGGGACGGCTGTTGGAGGTGTACACGGACCTGGAGTTCGCGATCACACACCCCGGCGAGTACGCCGAGCGGCACGCGGCGCTGCTGGGCGTTCCGTACGACGCCCGCCCGCCCGAGGCGCTGGAGGGGACGGTCGTGCGCGTGCAGTGGGTCGTGCCGCGCACCGAGGAGCACGCGGTTGTGAACGAGCCGCATGAGGGCCTGGACCTGCATCCGGCGGGCAGTCCGGTCATGCCGGACGTGTCGTTCATCAGCGTGACCCGCGCGGGCGTCAGCAAGGGCAGCGCCATCGAACGCATCGCCGCGCACTACGGCGTTCCCATGGACCGCGTGATGATGGTCGGGGACGGCGAGAACGACGTGACCGCCATGCGTGTGGTGGGGCACCCGGTCGCCATGGGGAACGCCGACCCGCCCGCCGTGGCCGCCAGCCGCTACCGTGTGGCGCACGTGGACGACGGCGGCCTGCGTGAAGCGGTCGAACTGGCCCTGACGCTGTAA
- the recQ gene encoding DNA helicase RecQ, with protein MSAPAAPTTHDTAALNILKKVWGYDAFRGVQADIVRTVAGGGNALVLMPTGGGKSLCYQVPSLLRPGVGVIVSPLIALMKDQVDTLRALGVRAAFLNSTLSLDGMREVESALLSGELDLLYVAPERLLLPRTLDLLDRAPVALFAVDEAHCVSQWGHDFRPEYQGLNVLPDRYPHIPRLALTATADDRTRADILNVLQLGGAPQFISSFDRPNIQYRVANKEGPKTQLLDFINAEHRGDAGIVYCLSRKSVEETARWLQTQGVDAVAYHAGLPPRERNSAQERFLNEEGLVVVATVAFGMGIDKPNVRFVAHLDLPKSMEGYYQETGRAGRDGLPSTAWMVYGLADVVNVRRMLASSDAPEEVKRVESAKLDALLTYCEAASCRRQVLLSYFGEELPAPCGNCDTCLNPPRVRDATREAQMALSAVIRTGNRFGAAHLTDVLMGHATERVVSLGHHQLPTFAVGAAHDEKYWRGLLRQLVSLGYLAAGEHHGLSATGKARAILKGEQTLALREDTLAPRPSKRDRDRAKSGPGRAPVAPADQPLFEALRAWRLERARAQGVPPYVVFTDATLKAVCDLKPTSHALLGTVSGVGQRKLADYGDEVVQIVRDHLTGTPTPVPTPQERGVRENSAVLGVLRGAVPSTPRPSGPVPGAPALLDAPPTGSATARPDLTDRVADALRDLRRDLTRETGLSAYVVFTNATLDALAARQPQSPAELTDIPGLGPKRLENYGERIVQAIRSVTGD; from the coding sequence ATGTCTGCTCCTGCCGCGCCCACCACCCACGACACCGCCGCCCTGAACATCCTGAAAAAGGTGTGGGGGTACGACGCCTTCCGCGGCGTGCAGGCCGACATCGTGCGGACCGTCGCGGGCGGCGGCAACGCCCTGGTCCTGATGCCCACCGGCGGCGGCAAGAGTCTGTGCTATCAGGTGCCCAGCCTGCTACGCCCCGGCGTGGGCGTGATCGTCTCGCCGCTGATCGCGCTGATGAAGGATCAGGTGGACACCCTGCGGGCGCTCGGCGTGCGGGCCGCGTTCCTGAACTCCACCCTGTCCCTGGACGGCATGCGCGAGGTTGAATCGGCCCTGCTGTCCGGCGAGCTGGACCTGCTGTACGTCGCGCCGGAACGCCTGCTGCTGCCGCGCACGCTGGACCTGCTCGACCGCGCGCCCGTCGCGCTGTTCGCGGTGGACGAGGCGCACTGCGTCTCGCAGTGGGGTCACGATTTCCGGCCCGAGTACCAGGGCCTGAATGTGCTGCCCGACCGCTACCCGCACATTCCGCGCCTCGCGCTGACCGCCACCGCCGACGACCGCACCCGCGCCGACATCCTGAATGTCCTGCAACTGGGCGGCGCGCCGCAGTTCATCAGTTCCTTCGACCGCCCGAACATCCAGTACCGCGTGGCGAACAAGGAAGGCCCCAAGACGCAACTGCTGGACTTCATCAACGCCGAGCACCGGGGCGACGCCGGCATCGTGTACTGCCTGTCGCGCAAGAGCGTCGAGGAGACCGCCCGCTGGCTCCAGACGCAGGGCGTGGACGCCGTCGCGTACCACGCGGGCCTGCCGCCACGCGAACGCAACAGCGCCCAGGAACGCTTCCTGAACGAGGAAGGGCTGGTCGTGGTCGCCACCGTCGCCTTCGGCATGGGCATCGACAAACCCAACGTGCGGTTCGTGGCCCACCTGGACCTGCCCAAGAGCATGGAAGGCTACTACCAGGAAACCGGCCGCGCCGGACGCGACGGCCTGCCCAGCACCGCCTGGATGGTGTACGGCCTCGCGGACGTGGTGAACGTGCGCCGCATGCTGGCCTCCAGCGACGCGCCCGAGGAGGTCAAGCGCGTGGAGTCCGCGAAACTCGACGCGCTGCTCACGTACTGCGAGGCCGCCAGCTGCCGTCGACAGGTGCTGCTGTCGTACTTCGGCGAGGAACTGCCCGCCCCATGTGGGAACTGCGACACCTGCCTGAACCCCCCGCGCGTGCGCGACGCCACCCGCGAGGCGCAGATGGCGCTGTCCGCCGTGATCCGCACCGGCAACCGCTTCGGCGCCGCGCACCTGACGGACGTGCTGATGGGCCACGCCACTGAACGCGTCGTGAGCCTCGGGCACCACCAGCTGCCCACCTTCGCGGTCGGCGCCGCGCACGACGAGAAGTACTGGCGCGGCCTGCTGCGGCAACTCGTGAGCCTCGGCTACCTCGCCGCCGGGGAACACCACGGCCTGAGCGCCACCGGCAAGGCCCGCGCCATCCTGAAAGGCGAGCAGACCCTCGCCCTGCGCGAGGACACCCTGGCCCCCCGCCCCAGCAAACGCGACCGGGACCGTGCCAAAAGCGGGCCGGGCCGCGCACCCGTCGCCCCCGCCGACCAGCCGCTGTTCGAGGCCCTGCGCGCCTGGAGGCTGGAACGCGCCCGCGCGCAGGGCGTCCCCCCGTACGTGGTGTTCACGGACGCCACCCTGAAAGCCGTGTGCGACCTGAAACCCACCAGCCACGCCCTGCTGGGCACCGTCAGCGGCGTCGGGCAGCGCAAACTCGCGGATTACGGCGATGAGGTCGTGCAGATCGTCCGCGATCACCTGACCGGCACGCCCACGCCTGTCCCCACCCCACAGGAGCGCGGCGTGCGCGAGAACAGCGCTGTGCTGGGCGTCCTGCGCGGCGCTGTCCCCAGTACTCCGCGCCCCAGTGGCCCGGTCCCCGGCGCCCCGGCCCTGCTGGATGCCCCGCCCACCGGGTCCGCCACAGCCCGCCCGGACCTCACGGACCGCGTGGCCGACGCCCTGCGCGACCTGCGCCGCGACCTGACCCGCGAGACCGGCCTGAGCGCCTACGTGGTCTTCACGAACGCCACGCTGGACGCCCTGGCCGCCCGCCAGCCGCAGTCGCCAGCAGAACTGACCGATATTCCCGGCCTGGGCCCCAAACGCCTCGAGAATTACGGTGAGCGCATCGTGCAGGCCATCCGCAGCGTCACGGGCGACTGA
- a CDS encoding GNAT family N-acetyltransferase — MPDLLTPGLPTVRPATRADVPAILEIYNHAVLHTTASYDLEPVSLESRLAWFDHKVQGGWPVLVTDRDGVVTGWATFGPFREKPGYRFTAEHSVYVRHDCRGAGLGRALLLALIAQARGRGLHSLIGGVDAGNAGSLAFHEGLGFRQVAHFRQVGFKFGRWLDLVFLQLPLTGSGAGAGVP, encoded by the coding sequence ATGCCCGACCTGCTCACCCCTGGCCTGCCCACTGTCCGCCCTGCCACCCGCGCAGACGTTCCGGCCATCCTGGAGATCTACAATCACGCGGTGCTGCACACGACGGCCAGTTACGACCTGGAGCCGGTCAGTCTGGAGTCGCGGCTGGCGTGGTTCGATCACAAGGTGCAGGGCGGCTGGCCGGTCCTGGTGACGGACCGTGACGGCGTGGTGACGGGCTGGGCGACGTTCGGGCCGTTCCGGGAGAAGCCGGGGTATCGGTTCACGGCCGAGCATTCCGTGTACGTGCGTCATGACTGCCGGGGCGCTGGTTTGGGCCGGGCGCTGCTGCTGGCGCTGATCGCGCAGGCGCGTGGGCGGGGGCTGCACTCGCTGATCGGCGGGGTGGACGCCGGGAACGCCGGGAGCCTCGCGTTTCATGAGGGGCTGGGGTTCCGGCAGGTGGCGCACTTCCGGCAGGTGGGGTTCAAGTTCGGGCGCTGGCTGGATCTGGTGTTCCTGCAACTGCCGCTGACCGGGTCTGGTGCGGGCGCGGGTGTACCCTGA
- a CDS encoding class I SAM-dependent methyltransferase produces MSIPPPPTARWVAPFYDLQDRLIGCYSAPLHPAHVEAARRLRGQYPQANRLLELGAGGGQFAVSAAAQGFAVTALELRAAGVEHTLQLAREQGVTLSAVQGDFYAADPGGPFDLIVYWDGFGVGSDDDQHRLLTRMAGWLAPQGHALLDIYTPWYWASHAGYTRHTDTYTQVYGFDRASGRMTDTYLEPGGQRHSQSLRCYSPDDLRRLLAGTGLRLARAEPGGMFDTGTGTWHPQADWASCMTFQAVLVPE; encoded by the coding sequence ATGTCCATTCCACCGCCGCCCACTGCCAGGTGGGTCGCTCCCTTCTATGACCTTCAGGACCGTCTGATCGGTTGTTACTCCGCGCCGCTGCACCCGGCGCATGTCGAGGCGGCCCGGCGCCTGCGCGGGCAATACCCGCAGGCGAATCGGCTGCTGGAACTCGGCGCCGGGGGCGGTCAGTTCGCCGTCAGCGCCGCCGCCCAGGGGTTCGCGGTCACGGCACTGGAGTTACGGGCTGCGGGCGTGGAGCACACGCTGCAGCTGGCACGCGAGCAGGGCGTGACCCTGAGTGCCGTTCAGGGGGATTTCTATGCGGCCGATCCGGGCGGTCCCTTCGATCTGATCGTGTACTGGGACGGGTTCGGTGTCGGCAGCGACGACGACCAGCACCGGCTACTGACCCGCATGGCCGGCTGGCTGGCACCCCAGGGGCACGCGCTGCTGGACATCTACACCCCCTGGTACTGGGCCAGTCACGCCGGGTACACCCGCCACACCGACACCTACACGCAGGTATACGGCTTCGACCGCGCCTCCGGCCGTATGACCGATACGTACCTGGAGCCGGGCGGGCAGCGGCACAGCCAGTCGCTGCGCTGCTACTCCCCCGACGACCTGCGCCGACTGCTGGCAGGCACGGGGCTGCGTCTGGCGCGGGCCGAGCCGGGCGGGATGTTCGACACCGGCACCGGAACGTGGCACCCGCAGGCGGACTGGGCGTCGTGCATGACGTTTCAGGCGGTCCTCGTGCCGGAGTAG
- the typA gene encoding translational GTPase TypA — protein MEYRNIAIIAHVDHGKTTLVDALLRQTLKLGHGEEITERAMDSNDLEKERGITILAKNTAVEYNGIKINIVDTPGHADFGGEVERVLGMVDGALVLVDAAEGPMPQTRFVLRKAIELGLKPIVVVNKIDRNDARPEEVVNLTFDLMAELGANDDQLDFPILYAVARDGKAYKELDKPQDDMHELFDMVLEHIPAPSVDIDAPFQMLVTNLDYNEYLGRIVLGRVKRGTVKKGEFVQLMHKDGTMTKSRVVQPFTHMGLRRIEVDSVSAGDIVALAGIEDAQIGETVADLADPEALPIITVDEPTVSMIFQPNTSPFAGRDGKYVTSRHLNDRLKKEVMTNVSLKVEEIRPDEFKVSGRGELHLSILLETMRREGYEVQVGAPQVIIREIDGEKHEPIEHLVLDMPESLSSAVIGVLGSRKGQMVNMEPMGSRVRVEFKIPSRALFGFRNQFLSMTQGEGIMSHIFDGYAPWAGEIKSRQNGSLVSMEDGPAFAYSIWKLQDRGSFFIEAGAEVYIGMIVGENAREQDMNVNVCKNKKLTNVRSSGADDALTLTPIRRMSLEDALEYISEDELVELTPNNIRLRKKVLNPSLRK, from the coding sequence ATGGAATACAGAAACATCGCGATCATTGCACACGTCGACCACGGTAAAACCACCCTCGTGGACGCCCTGCTGCGCCAGACCCTGAAGCTCGGCCACGGCGAAGAGATCACCGAACGCGCCATGGACAGCAACGACCTTGAAAAAGAGCGCGGCATCACCATCCTCGCGAAGAACACGGCCGTCGAGTACAACGGCATCAAGATCAACATCGTCGACACCCCCGGCCACGCCGACTTCGGCGGGGAAGTCGAACGCGTCCTCGGCATGGTCGACGGCGCCCTGGTCCTCGTGGACGCCGCCGAAGGCCCCATGCCCCAGACCCGCTTCGTGCTGCGCAAGGCCATCGAACTGGGCCTCAAGCCCATCGTGGTCGTCAACAAGATCGACCGCAACGACGCCCGCCCGGAAGAAGTCGTCAACCTGACCTTCGACCTGATGGCCGAACTCGGCGCGAACGACGACCAGCTGGACTTCCCGATCCTGTACGCCGTTGCCCGCGACGGCAAGGCCTACAAGGAACTCGACAAGCCCCAGGACGACATGCACGAACTGTTCGACATGGTTCTCGAGCACATCCCCGCCCCCAGCGTGGACATCGACGCGCCCTTCCAGATGCTCGTCACGAACCTCGACTACAACGAGTACCTGGGCCGCATCGTGCTGGGCCGCGTCAAGCGCGGAACCGTCAAGAAAGGCGAGTTCGTCCAGCTGATGCACAAAGACGGCACCATGACCAAGAGCCGCGTCGTGCAGCCCTTCACGCACATGGGTCTGCGCCGCATCGAAGTCGACTCCGTCAGCGCCGGTGACATCGTCGCCCTGGCCGGCATCGAGGACGCGCAGATCGGCGAGACCGTCGCCGACCTCGCCGACCCCGAAGCGCTGCCCATCATCACCGTCGACGAACCCACCGTCAGCATGATCTTCCAGCCGAACACCAGCCCCTTCGCGGGCCGCGACGGCAAGTACGTCACCAGCCGTCACCTGAACGACCGCCTGAAGAAAGAAGTCATGACCAACGTGTCCCTGAAAGTCGAGGAAATCCGCCCCGACGAATTCAAGGTCAGCGGCCGCGGCGAACTGCACCTGAGCATCCTGCTCGAAACCATGCGCCGCGAAGGCTACGAAGTGCAGGTCGGCGCGCCCCAGGTGATCATCCGCGAGATCGACGGCGAGAAGCACGAGCCCATCGAGCACCTCGTCCTCGACATGCCCGAGAGCCTCTCCAGCGCCGTCATCGGCGTGCTGGGCAGCCGCAAGGGCCAGATGGTCAACATGGAACCCATGGGCAGCCGCGTCCGCGTGGAATTCAAGATCCCCAGCCGCGCGCTGTTCGGCTTCCGTAACCAGTTCCTGAGCATGACCCAGGGCGAAGGCATCATGAGCCACATCTTCGACGGCTACGCCCCCTGGGCCGGCGAGATCAAGAGCCGCCAGAACGGCAGCCTCGTCTCCATGGAAGACGGCCCCGCCTTCGCGTACTCCATCTGGAAACTCCAGGACCGCGGCTCCTTCTTCATCGAGGCCGGCGCGGAAGTGTACATCGGCATGATCGTCGGCGAGAACGCCCGCGAGCAGGACATGAACGTGAACGTCTGCAAGAACAAGAAGCTCACGAACGTCCGCTCCAGCGGCGCCGACGACGCCCTGACCCTGACGCCCATCCGCCGCATGAGCCTCGAGGACGCCCTCGAGTACATCAGCGAGGACGAACTGGTGGAACTCACCCCCAACAACATCCGCCTGCGCAAGAAAGTCCTGAACCCCAGCCTCCGCAAGTAA